One Ignavibacteriota bacterium DNA window includes the following coding sequences:
- the kdsB gene encoding 3-deoxy-manno-octulosonate cytidylyltransferase, producing the protein MPETRNPKPETVLGVIPARYTSVRLPAKPLVDLCGKTMVQRVYEQAKKATLLTRVIVATDNEAIAHVVKSFGGEVMMTSPELRSGSDRVAAVAREIETDIVVNIQGDEPLIEPEMIDQAVRPLIQDSTTQVGTLIRKIETADELLNPNIVKVVLDENQFALYFSRSPIPYLRESTTKDDWHTRHQYYKHIGLYVFRKEFLLEYSSWQESKLEQAEKLEQLRILEHGVRIKAAVTEFDSIPIDTAEDAERVRTIIKQKEKL; encoded by the coding sequence ATGCCCGAAACCCGAAACCCGAAACCCGAAACCGTTTTAGGGGTTATTCCCGCTCGCTATACCTCCGTCCGTTTGCCCGCAAAACCGCTTGTTGATTTATGCGGCAAGACGATGGTTCAACGCGTGTACGAGCAGGCGAAAAAAGCCACGTTGCTGACAAGAGTGATTGTTGCAACCGATAACGAAGCGATTGCGCATGTTGTGAAATCGTTTGGAGGCGAAGTGATGATGACTTCTCCCGAATTACGTTCGGGAAGCGACCGCGTTGCAGCAGTTGCGCGGGAAATTGAGACTGACATTGTTGTGAATATACAAGGGGATGAACCGCTCATTGAGCCGGAAATGATTGACCAAGCCGTTCGCCCGCTGATTCAGGATTCAACGACTCAGGTTGGAACTCTTATAAGAAAAATCGAAACTGCCGATGAATTGCTAAACCCGAACATTGTCAAAGTTGTGCTTGATGAAAACCAATTCGCGCTCTATTTTTCCCGCTCGCCGATTCCGTATCTCCGCGAAAGTACGACGAAGGATGATTGGCACACACGGCATCAATACTATAAACACATCGGCTTGTATGTTTTCAGAAAAGAGTTTCTGCTTGAATATTCTTCATGGCAAGAATCGAAACTTGAGCAGGCAGAGAAACTTGAACAGTTACGGATTCTAGAGCATGGCGTTCGTATCAAAGCGGCAGTCACGGAATTTGACAGCATCCCGATTGATACCGCCGAAGATGCTGAACGAGTTCGAACCATCATCAAACAAAAGGAAAAATTATGA